The proteins below come from a single Microbacterium sp. SLBN-154 genomic window:
- a CDS encoding GNAT family N-acetyltransferase — protein sequence MTAADWPRVEAILAEGIAEGEATFESTVPSWEQFDGGKVAHPRLVAERDGRVVGWVAASRVSAREVYRGVIEHSVYVDSAARGFGIGIALLEEFLDAADQAGFWTVQSSIFPENVASLRLHERAGFRIVGTRERIARSTNGPHAGQWRSTVFLERRSRRNGR from the coding sequence ATGACGGCGGCGGACTGGCCGCGCGTGGAGGCGATCCTCGCCGAGGGCATCGCCGAGGGCGAGGCCACCTTCGAGAGCACGGTTCCCTCGTGGGAGCAGTTCGACGGCGGCAAGGTCGCGCATCCCCGCCTCGTCGCAGAACGGGACGGAAGGGTGGTCGGGTGGGTGGCCGCGTCGCGCGTCTCCGCGCGCGAGGTGTATCGGGGCGTCATCGAGCACTCGGTGTACGTCGACTCCGCGGCCCGGGGGTTCGGAATCGGCATCGCTCTGCTCGAGGAGTTCCTGGATGCCGCCGACCAGGCCGGGTTCTGGACGGTGCAGTCGAGCATCTTCCCCGAGAACGTCGCCAGCCTGCGTCTGCACGAGCGCGCCGGGTTCCGGATCGTCGGTACCCGTGAGCGGATCGCGCGGTCGACGAACGGTCCGCACGCCGGCCAGTGGCGGTCGACGGTGTTCCTCGAGCGCCGCTCGCGCCGCAACGGCCGCTGA
- a CDS encoding metalloregulator ArsR/SmtB family transcription factor, which yields MSAGKDDAGLALLADPTRARILRMMRDSADGRVLVGRLAEALRLRQPTVSHHMAALHAEGIVRREKDGRRVWYSLDPAHEERVSALLGPAPDASGEADLSRVIDDLTARYRGVFSPETVTRYVTDSHRMLTAAGRPALEASRTAAFAASRLDDLTRIEGRAPDRPSVLFVCVQNAGRSQIAAGILRQLAGDRVVVRTAGSAPAADVRSSIVHALDEIGVPLGGEFPKPLSDEAVRAADWVITMGCGDACPVYPGRRYLDWEIEDPVGKPAATVRRIRDDIESRVRGLLSELPVTAA from the coding sequence ATGAGTGCGGGGAAGGATGACGCGGGACTGGCCCTGCTGGCCGACCCGACCCGCGCCCGGATCCTGCGGATGATGCGCGACAGCGCCGACGGGCGCGTCCTCGTCGGGCGCCTGGCCGAGGCGCTGCGCCTGCGCCAGCCCACGGTCAGCCACCACATGGCCGCCCTCCACGCCGAGGGCATCGTCCGCCGGGAGAAGGACGGCAGGCGGGTCTGGTACTCCCTCGACCCGGCGCACGAGGAACGCGTGAGCGCCCTCCTGGGCCCGGCGCCGGACGCGTCGGGCGAGGCCGACCTGTCCCGCGTCATCGACGACCTGACGGCCCGCTATCGCGGGGTGTTCAGTCCCGAGACCGTGACCCGCTACGTCACCGACAGCCACCGTATGCTCACCGCGGCGGGGCGGCCGGCGCTCGAAGCCTCCCGCACGGCCGCGTTCGCGGCATCCCGGCTCGACGATCTGACCCGCATCGAGGGCCGTGCACCCGACCGACCCTCCGTCCTGTTCGTGTGTGTGCAAAACGCCGGTCGTTCGCAGATCGCGGCCGGAATCCTCCGCCAGCTCGCCGGCGACCGGGTCGTCGTCCGGACGGCGGGATCCGCCCCCGCCGCAGATGTGCGCTCCTCGATCGTCCACGCCCTCGATGAGATCGGGGTGCCGCTCGGCGGTGAGTTCCCGAAGCCCCTGAGCGACGAGGCGGTACGGGCCGCGGACTGGGTGATCACGATGGGATGCGGCGACGCCTGCCCGGTCTACCCCGGGCGCCGTTACCTCGACTGGGAGATCGAAGATCCGGTCGGCAAGCCCGCCGCCACCGTCCGACGCATCCGGGACGACATCGAGTCCCGTGTGCGCGGCCTGCTCTCCGAGCTGCCGGTGACCGCGGCCTAG
- a CDS encoding arsenate reductase ArsC, producing MSDKPTVLFVCVHNAGRSQMAAGFLRELGGDRVEVLSAGSAPKDQINPVAVEAMAEEGIDIAGQQPKVLTVEAVKESDVVITMGCGDACPIFPGKRYEDWELEDPAGQGIDAVRRIRDDIRGRIENLLSELTPASAS from the coding sequence ATGTCCGACAAGCCCACCGTCCTGTTCGTCTGCGTCCACAACGCCGGAAGGTCGCAGATGGCGGCCGGATTCCTCCGCGAGCTGGGGGGCGATCGCGTCGAGGTGCTCTCCGCCGGGTCCGCACCTAAGGACCAGATCAACCCCGTCGCCGTCGAGGCGATGGCCGAAGAGGGCATCGACATCGCCGGGCAGCAGCCGAAGGTGCTCACCGTCGAGGCCGTGAAGGAGTCCGACGTCGTCATCACGATGGGCTGCGGCGACGCGTGCCCGATCTTCCCCGGCAAGCGCTACGAGGACTGGGAGCTCGAAGACCCGGCCGGTCAGGGCATCGACGCCGTCCGTCGCATCCGCGACGACATCCGCGGCCGGATCGAGAACCTGCTCTCCGAACTCACTCCTGCAAGCGCGTCATGA
- a CDS encoding arsenate reductase/protein-tyrosine-phosphatase family protein produces MSVASGMNGLLSNEAVLHRAAQRLAQSFTGMVNEETVERVVFESYAALARTATVSSHLPSVTEKFARDRLTALAQSKGLIAKPVPEILYVCVQNSGRSQMAAALTRHLAGERVHVRSAGSQPAAEINAQVVTVLAEIGVEVGDEFPKPLTDDVVRAADAVVTMGCGDACPLYPGKRYLDWQLADPADLDLDDVRRVRDDVRAHVEQLLGELVPGLAATPS; encoded by the coding sequence ATGAGCGTCGCATCCGGGATGAACGGGCTGCTGTCCAACGAAGCGGTCCTCCACCGCGCCGCACAGCGCCTCGCGCAGAGCTTCACCGGCATGGTGAACGAAGAGACCGTCGAACGCGTGGTGTTCGAGTCGTACGCGGCGCTCGCACGGACTGCGACGGTGTCCAGCCACCTCCCGAGCGTCACGGAGAAGTTCGCCCGCGACCGGCTGACGGCGCTCGCGCAGTCGAAGGGCCTCATCGCGAAGCCCGTTCCGGAGATCCTGTACGTCTGCGTGCAGAACTCCGGACGATCGCAGATGGCGGCGGCGCTCACCCGCCACCTGGCCGGCGAACGTGTGCACGTGCGGTCGGCAGGCTCTCAGCCGGCCGCCGAGATCAACGCGCAGGTCGTCACCGTGCTGGCCGAGATCGGCGTCGAGGTCGGCGACGAATTCCCCAAGCCCCTGACGGACGACGTCGTGCGCGCCGCCGACGCCGTCGTCACGATGGGCTGCGGCGACGCCTGCCCCCTGTACCCGGGCAAACGGTACCTCGACTGGCAGCTCGCCGACCCGGCCGACCTCGACCTGGACGACGTCCGCCGGGTGCGCGACGATGTCCGCGCGCACGTCGAGCAGCTGCTCGGCGAGCTCGTTCCCGGTCTCGCGGCGACCCCGTCGTGA
- a CDS encoding aquaporin encodes MRPAVGRRALAEFLGTGLLVAVVVGSGIAAQRLSDDVGLQLLENSFATALGLGVLILLFAPVSGAHFNPVVSLTDALLGRADRSGLSPRTLGVYLVAQAAGGIGGAILANAMFDVQTSISTTDRATPATLLAEVVATAGLVMLIAGLTRTQRTIPVIATSVGAYIGAAYWFTSSTSFANPAVTLGRIFTDTFAGIAPVSAMWFAGAQLVGAIVAMGLIALLFPAEPRGATASHTR; translated from the coding sequence GTGCGCCCTGCCGTAGGGCGGCGCGCGCTGGCCGAGTTCCTCGGCACGGGACTGCTGGTCGCCGTCGTCGTCGGCTCAGGCATCGCGGCGCAGCGGCTCTCGGATGACGTCGGGCTCCAGCTGCTGGAGAACTCCTTCGCCACCGCGCTCGGCCTCGGCGTCCTCATCCTGCTGTTCGCACCGGTCTCGGGCGCGCACTTCAACCCTGTGGTCTCGCTCACCGACGCCCTCCTCGGCCGCGCGGACCGCTCCGGGCTGAGCCCCCGCACACTCGGCGTGTACCTGGTGGCTCAGGCGGCCGGCGGAATCGGGGGCGCGATCCTGGCGAACGCGATGTTCGACGTCCAGACGTCGATCTCCACCACCGACCGAGCCACCCCGGCGACCCTCCTCGCAGAGGTCGTCGCGACGGCAGGGCTGGTGATGCTCATCGCAGGCCTCACCAGGACGCAACGGACCATCCCCGTGATCGCCACCTCGGTCGGTGCGTACATCGGTGCGGCGTACTGGTTCACCAGCTCGACCTCCTTCGCCAATCCGGCGGTCACCCTCGGGCGCATCTTCACCGATACGTTCGCAGGCATCGCACCGGTGTCGGCGATGTGGTTCGCCGGCGCCCAGCTCGTGGGTGCGATCGTGGCGATGGGCCTCATCGCCCTGCTCTTCCCCGCCGAACCCCGGGGCGCAACGGCATCGCACACGCGGTGA
- a CDS encoding 3-hydroxyacyl-CoA dehydrogenase family protein has product MSRIAIVGSGYMGGGMAQVFALGGHDVVISDVTAEIAAANLERIRTETAQFEEQGLFTLGATDTITSRISAADSIEAAVADAEFVEEAVPERIEIKHETLRRISEAAPAAAVIGSNTSTISIAALAEAVTRPERFLGVHFSNPAPFVPGVEIIPHAATDEAAIRASEELIAGSGKVPARVKDVTGFVLNRLQYALFHEATQLVEEGVATPEDIDAVVRSTFGFRLPFFGPFAIADMAGLDVYAFCYASLQGTFPERFATPAILAERVAAGELGTKTGSGFRDIEPERIAELIAYRNRAYAKMAQLLDELGPSPFDAQ; this is encoded by the coding sequence ATGAGCCGCATCGCGATCGTCGGCAGCGGCTATATGGGCGGAGGGATGGCGCAGGTGTTCGCCCTCGGCGGTCACGACGTCGTCATCTCCGACGTGACGGCCGAGATCGCCGCGGCGAACCTCGAGCGCATCCGCACCGAGACAGCCCAGTTCGAGGAGCAGGGTCTGTTCACGCTCGGAGCGACCGACACCATCACCTCCCGGATCTCGGCGGCCGACAGCATCGAGGCGGCCGTCGCCGACGCCGAGTTCGTCGAGGAGGCGGTGCCCGAACGCATCGAGATCAAGCACGAGACGCTCCGACGCATCTCGGAAGCCGCACCGGCGGCGGCCGTGATCGGCAGCAACACCTCGACCATCTCCATCGCCGCCCTTGCCGAGGCCGTCACCCGACCCGAACGGTTCCTCGGCGTGCACTTCTCCAACCCCGCGCCCTTCGTGCCCGGGGTGGAGATCATCCCGCACGCGGCGACCGACGAGGCGGCCATCCGGGCATCCGAGGAGCTCATCGCCGGGTCGGGCAAGGTGCCCGCGCGCGTGAAGGATGTCACCGGGTTCGTGCTGAACCGTCTGCAGTACGCCCTGTTCCACGAGGCGACCCAGCTCGTCGAAGAGGGCGTGGCGACGCCGGAGGACATCGACGCCGTCGTCCGGTCGACGTTCGGGTTCCGCCTGCCGTTCTTCGGGCCGTTCGCGATCGCCGACATGGCGGGCCTCGACGTGTACGCCTTCTGCTACGCCTCGCTGCAGGGCACATTCCCGGAGCGCTTCGCGACACCGGCGATCCTCGCGGAGCGGGTCGCTGCCGGAGAGCTCGGCACGAAGACCGGCTCGGGGTTCCGCGACATCGAGCCGGAACGGATCGCCGAGCTCATCGCGTATCGCAACCGGGCCTACGCCAAGATGGCGCAGCTTCTCGACGAGCTGGGCCCGTCCCCCTTCGACGCGCAATGA
- a CDS encoding ribose-5-phosphate isomerase encodes MTDTLRIVVGSDDAGYEYKTALKELLEADERVAMVTDVGVGGDEHTDYPHVAVEAARRVAEGEADRALLICGTGLGVAISANKVRGVRAVTAHDSYSVERSVLSNNAQVLTMGQRVIGLELAKRLVHEWLDYRFDPASASATKVAAIDAYDREVTA; translated from the coding sequence ATGACCGACACCCTGCGGATCGTCGTCGGAAGCGACGACGCCGGCTACGAGTACAAGACCGCACTGAAGGAGCTGCTCGAGGCAGACGAGCGGGTGGCGATGGTGACCGATGTCGGCGTGGGCGGCGATGAGCACACCGACTACCCCCACGTCGCGGTCGAGGCCGCTCGGCGCGTCGCGGAGGGGGAGGCCGATCGTGCGCTCCTCATCTGCGGAACCGGGCTCGGCGTGGCGATCTCGGCGAACAAGGTGCGGGGGGTGCGCGCCGTCACCGCTCACGACAGCTACTCGGTCGAGCGCTCCGTGCTGAGCAACAATGCCCAGGTGCTGACGATGGGGCAGCGCGTGATCGGACTGGAGCTCGCCAAGCGACTCGTCCACGAGTGGCTCGATTACCGTTTCGACCCGGCATCCGCATCGGCGACGAAGGTCGCCGCGATCGACGCCTACGACCGCGAGGTGACCGCATGA
- a CDS encoding dihydroxyacetone kinase family protein, whose translation MTRIHNDPSAFVSQALAGFVAAHPGLIRAVDGGVVRAAPAPRGSVAVVVGGGSGHYPAFAGVVGQGLAAGAVCGNIFTSPSAGQAYRVAKAAHRGGGVLFSFGNYAGDVLHFGEAEERLRAEGIDARTVLCTDDIASAPIDELDKRRGIAGDFVVFKVAGAAAERGDDIDEVERLARLANHRTRTLGVAFGGCTFPGADAPLFTVPEGMMSIGLGIHGEPGIRDVPRTSSAELAGILVDQLLADVPEPRGDRAAVIVNGLGSVKYEELFVLFGDVAARLRDAGVTVVEPEVGELVTSLDMAGASVTLLWLDDELEPLWGAPAYTPAYRKGAVAPVAPVDEQEEAAENVAAADVAAASDWSRAAAATALTYLEAARAVIHENEAELGRIDAIAGDGDHGVGMRTGIDAASTAADPSVGLSAMLTTAGDAWSEKAGGTSGALWGAMLAAVGRALDDDNVGDRAALGAAARAALDAVTSRGGATVGDKTMVDALDPYVRTLEERLRAGGSIAAALLAAAGAASTAAEETAALRPKLGRARPLAEKSVGHPDAGATSLALIAIAIARTAGHDETSRKDQ comes from the coding sequence ATGACGAGAATCCACAACGACCCGTCCGCGTTCGTCTCCCAGGCGCTCGCGGGGTTCGTGGCGGCCCACCCGGGCCTCATCCGCGCTGTCGACGGGGGAGTGGTGCGCGCCGCGCCCGCACCGCGGGGGAGCGTCGCGGTGGTGGTCGGCGGCGGCTCGGGCCACTACCCCGCGTTCGCGGGGGTCGTCGGCCAGGGCCTCGCGGCCGGTGCCGTGTGCGGGAACATCTTCACCTCGCCGTCGGCGGGGCAGGCGTACCGCGTGGCGAAGGCGGCCCATCGGGGCGGCGGTGTGCTGTTCAGCTTCGGCAACTACGCCGGCGACGTGCTGCATTTCGGCGAGGCTGAGGAGCGCCTGCGCGCCGAGGGCATCGACGCCCGGACGGTGCTCTGCACCGACGACATCGCCAGTGCCCCGATCGACGAGCTCGACAAGCGTCGCGGCATCGCCGGCGACTTCGTCGTGTTCAAGGTCGCAGGCGCTGCCGCGGAGCGCGGTGACGACATCGACGAGGTGGAGCGGCTCGCGCGCCTCGCCAATCACCGCACCCGGACCCTCGGCGTCGCTTTCGGCGGGTGCACGTTCCCGGGCGCGGACGCACCGCTGTTCACCGTGCCGGAGGGGATGATGTCGATCGGACTCGGCATCCACGGCGAGCCCGGCATCCGCGATGTGCCGCGCACGAGCTCCGCCGAGCTCGCCGGCATCCTCGTCGACCAGCTTCTGGCCGATGTTCCCGAGCCCCGCGGCGACCGAGCCGCGGTCATCGTCAACGGCCTCGGTTCGGTGAAGTACGAAGAGCTCTTCGTCCTCTTCGGCGATGTCGCCGCGCGACTGCGGGACGCGGGGGTGACCGTCGTCGAGCCCGAGGTCGGCGAACTCGTCACGAGCCTCGACATGGCGGGGGCATCGGTAACCCTGCTCTGGCTGGACGATGAGCTCGAACCGCTGTGGGGCGCACCGGCGTACACGCCGGCGTACCGCAAGGGCGCCGTCGCCCCGGTCGCGCCGGTCGACGAGCAGGAGGAGGCCGCCGAAAACGTGGCCGCCGCCGACGTCGCGGCCGCATCGGACTGGTCACGTGCCGCCGCGGCGACGGCGCTCACCTACCTCGAGGCCGCCCGCGCGGTCATCCATGAGAACGAAGCCGAGCTCGGTCGCATCGACGCCATCGCCGGGGACGGCGACCACGGTGTCGGCATGCGCACGGGCATCGACGCCGCGTCCACCGCCGCTGATCCGTCCGTCGGCCTCTCCGCGATGCTCACCACCGCCGGAGACGCGTGGAGTGAGAAGGCCGGGGGCACCTCGGGCGCGCTGTGGGGCGCGATGCTCGCGGCCGTCGGGCGCGCACTCGACGACGACAACGTCGGCGACCGTGCGGCGCTGGGCGCCGCCGCCCGCGCAGCGCTCGACGCCGTCACCTCTCGCGGCGGCGCGACGGTCGGCGACAAGACCATGGTCGACGCGCTCGACCCGTACGTCCGCACGCTCGAGGAGCGCCTGCGGGCCGGGGGCTCGATCGCCGCGGCGTTGCTCGCCGCGGCGGGGGCCGCGTCGACCGCGGCGGAGGAGACGGCGGCGCTCCGCCCGAAACTCGGTCGTGCCCGCCCGCTCGCAGAGAAGAGCGTCGGCCACCCCGACGCGGGAGCGACCTCGCTCGCCCTCATCGCCATCGCCATCGCCCGCACCGCCGGGCACGACGAGACATCCCGGAAGGACCAGTGA